A genomic region of Pseudomonas migulae contains the following coding sequences:
- a CDS encoding phage tail-collar fiber domain-containing protein, producing the protein MADYYTLLTNAGIAYETACKAAGAPIKLSQISVGDGGGAVYNPAATATALKREVWRGPLNALFQDEKNPSWLLAEVTIPPEEGGWYVREAGLWTDTGILYAIVKYPESFKPVLATSGSGKEFYIRSIFETSNAANVTLLIDDTVVKATRAWVMGYLADELAKLDGKQSVRVAATGNIVLSGAQQIDGVAVVSGQRVLVAGQTTAKDNGIYVAANGDWVRSGDSNTSAKVTPGLTVMIEEGAANGDSLWHLVTNGPITLGTTALSFEMLAGRTGIQAGTYKSLTVDKYGRATAGTNPETLAGFGIKDTYTKPEIEAMIAQASALPVGAVVAFPKTAVPPGFLEIDGSVQSIATYPDLFAYLGTSFNTGGEGAGNFRLPESRGEFLRGWDHGRGIDAGRALGSYQTDTLQNITGGISAGNNTQLGSSVSGAYLGVGGAVNQPTGATVGGITSFTFDASRVARTSTETRPRNLAVMWCIKAWNAPINQGNIDVAALAAQLAAFVPRDYQTGMIMSMNVAAPTTTVDFSAGSARGAGNAVVASTAISCVLQSAGAWSAGSGGNKIDTGIRVANTWYHAYVIRKNDSGERDMLLSIGAAPQVPGGYELIARLKGRSIKTDASGSIIPFINTGNSTDFKTMPQDMFVSNVQTSSYTLAVSVPPGARVRVRFFARVQGESSVIYVRSPEAAAVTLNNTSADSFVGGIGMSNDATANENMSGYGEALTNQSGQVVAQVLGYPGYSVLRASLHTQGWTEE; encoded by the coding sequence ATGGCTGACTATTACACCCTGCTCACGAATGCAGGGATTGCCTATGAAACCGCCTGCAAGGCGGCGGGCGCGCCGATCAAGTTGTCACAGATTTCGGTCGGTGACGGCGGCGGCGCGGTTTACAACCCGGCGGCGACCGCCACTGCGCTTAAACGAGAAGTGTGGCGCGGGCCGCTGAATGCGCTGTTCCAGGATGAGAAAAATCCGAGCTGGCTGCTCGCCGAGGTAACCATCCCGCCGGAAGAGGGCGGTTGGTATGTGCGTGAGGCCGGGCTCTGGACTGACACCGGGATTTTGTACGCCATCGTCAAATACCCGGAGTCGTTCAAGCCGGTGCTGGCGACGTCGGGGTCGGGGAAAGAGTTTTACATTCGCTCGATTTTCGAGACCAGCAATGCGGCGAACGTCACGCTGCTGATCGACGACACCGTGGTCAAGGCGACACGGGCGTGGGTGATGGGTTATCTCGCCGATGAGTTGGCGAAGCTGGATGGCAAGCAGTCGGTGCGCGTGGCGGCTACGGGGAACATCGTATTAAGTGGTGCGCAGCAGATTGATGGTGTCGCGGTGGTGTCTGGTCAGCGGGTGCTGGTGGCGGGCCAGACGACGGCGAAGGATAACGGCATTTACGTTGCCGCCAATGGCGACTGGGTGCGTTCGGGTGATTCGAACACCAGCGCCAAGGTGACGCCGGGCCTGACCGTGATGATCGAGGAGGGTGCGGCGAACGGTGATTCGCTTTGGCACTTAGTCACGAATGGGCCGATCACGCTGGGCACTACGGCGCTGAGCTTTGAAATGCTGGCGGGTAGGACGGGAATTCAGGCTGGCACTTATAAAAGTCTGACGGTTGATAAATATGGCCGTGCCACTGCTGGTACTAATCCGGAAACGCTGGCTGGTTTTGGGATCAAGGACACTTATACCAAGCCTGAAATCGAAGCGATGATTGCGCAGGCTTCGGCGCTGCCGGTCGGGGCTGTGGTTGCGTTTCCAAAGACCGCAGTGCCACCGGGCTTTCTTGAAATTGATGGCAGTGTGCAGAGCATCGCGACTTACCCGGATTTGTTTGCGTATCTGGGTACTTCTTTTAATACGGGCGGCGAGGGAGCTGGCAACTTCCGTTTGCCTGAGTCGCGTGGCGAATTTCTGCGCGGTTGGGACCATGGGCGCGGCATAGACGCAGGGCGTGCATTGGGCAGTTATCAGACAGATACGCTGCAAAATATTACGGGCGGGATCTCCGCGGGTAACAACACACAACTCGGTTCGTCAGTTTCCGGTGCCTACTTAGGTGTTGGCGGAGCAGTCAACCAGCCGACAGGCGCAACCGTCGGTGGCATTACCAGCTTCACGTTTGACGCATCGCGAGTAGCTCGCACCTCTACAGAAACCCGTCCTCGCAACCTGGCGGTGATGTGGTGCATCAAGGCCTGGAATGCGCCGATTAATCAGGGAAACATCGACGTAGCTGCCCTGGCTGCGCAGCTCGCTGCTTTCGTGCCCCGTGACTATCAAACCGGCATGATCATGTCGATGAACGTCGCCGCACCGACAACCACCGTCGATTTTTCCGCAGGCAGCGCACGCGGCGCAGGCAATGCAGTTGTGGCCTCTACCGCGATCAGTTGCGTTTTGCAGTCCGCTGGAGCCTGGTCGGCAGGGTCTGGCGGGAACAAGATCGATACCGGTATCCGCGTAGCAAACACCTGGTATCACGCCTACGTCATTCGCAAGAATGACAGCGGTGAGCGAGACATGCTGCTCTCGATCGGAGCGGCGCCCCAAGTGCCGGGCGGCTACGAGCTGATTGCCAGGTTGAAAGGTCGGTCGATCAAGACGGATGCCAGCGGCAGCATCATTCCCTTCATTAACACGGGAAACAGCACCGACTTCAAGACGATGCCGCAGGACATGTTTGTGTCCAATGTCCAAACGAGCAGCTACACGCTGGCCGTCAGCGTGCCACCCGGTGCGCGAGTTCGAGTCCGGTTCTTTGCGCGCGTACAGGGTGAGTCGAGCGTCATTTACGTGCGTTCACCGGAGGCAGCAGCCGTCACTTTGAACAACACGTCGGCAGATAGCTTCGTGGGCGGCATCGGCATGAGCAATGACGCGACGGCGAATGAGAACATGTCGGGCTACGGCGAAGCCCTGACGAACCAAAGCGGGCAGGTGGTAGCGCAAGTCTTGGGATACCCCGGATACAGCGTGTTACGCGCCTCGTTACACACTCAAGGCTGGACGGAGGAATAA
- a CDS encoding phage tail assembly chaperone — protein MPFIQRDESGRICGRFANQQLGYAEEFLPDDDPELQGGAVDQAAVTERAWRDTELASLIWLRDRHRDQLEIGGDTTLTAEQFNELLVYMQVLRDWPQSADFPDSQYRPVAPPWIAEQTQ, from the coding sequence ATGCCATTTATTCAACGCGACGAATCGGGCCGCATCTGTGGCCGGTTTGCGAATCAGCAGCTCGGCTATGCCGAAGAGTTTTTGCCCGACGACGACCCTGAACTGCAGGGTGGCGCAGTGGATCAGGCCGCGGTGACTGAGCGGGCTTGGCGAGACACCGAACTGGCGTCGCTGATCTGGTTGCGCGATCGCCACCGCGATCAACTGGAGATCGGTGGTGACACGACTCTGACGGCCGAGCAGTTCAACGAGCTGTTGGTTTACATGCAGGTCCTGCGCGACTGGCCGCAATCAGCAGATTTCCCTGACAGCCAATACCGTCCGGTCGCTCCGCCCTGGATCGCCGAACAAACCCAATAA
- a CDS encoding phage tail protein produces MAEVLNFEHNGITVNATESPEAMGGLGDNVIGLIGTAPKADPLIPRNAPFRINSFTTQALLDPTGTEAGTLYHAVFQILKVVKVPVYVVIVEEGATPADTLNNVIGGIDPLTGRKLGLAALGSVPEDLTIIGAPGFTSTKAVAGEFASFGKRIKARVVLDGKDAAVADQVTYSQELGGAELGFDRCLLVHNMPSVYSKAAKKNVFLSPSSLAIAALAKVKQWESPGNQVTFAEDVSRVVEYNILDTSTEGDLLNRYGICYYARTILGGFSLLGNRSITGKFISYVGLEDAISRKLVKAGQKAMAKNLTKSFMDQEVKRINDWLQTLVADETIPGGSVYLHPELNSVEKYKNGTWYVVIDYGRYAPNEHMVYQLNARDEIIEQFLEDVL; encoded by the coding sequence ATGGCTGAGGTTCTGAACTTCGAGCACAACGGCATTACCGTCAATGCCACCGAATCCCCCGAGGCCATGGGTGGCCTGGGCGACAACGTCATCGGTCTGATCGGCACCGCGCCGAAGGCGGATCCGTTGATTCCACGCAACGCGCCGTTCCGCATCAACAGCTTCACCACCCAGGCGCTGCTCGATCCGACCGGTACCGAGGCTGGCACGCTGTATCACGCGGTCTTCCAGATCCTGAAAGTGGTCAAGGTGCCGGTCTACGTGGTCATCGTCGAAGAGGGCGCGACCCCTGCGGACACGCTGAACAATGTGATCGGCGGCATCGATCCGCTGACCGGTCGCAAGCTCGGCCTCGCAGCGCTGGGCAGCGTGCCTGAAGACCTGACCATCATCGGCGCGCCGGGCTTCACCAGCACCAAAGCCGTGGCCGGTGAGTTCGCGTCTTTCGGCAAGCGCATCAAGGCCCGTGTGGTGCTCGACGGCAAGGATGCCGCGGTCGCCGATCAGGTGACGTACAGCCAGGAACTGGGCGGCGCGGAGCTGGGTTTCGACCGCTGCCTGCTGGTGCACAACATGCCGTCGGTGTACTCCAAGGCGGCCAAGAAAAACGTGTTCCTGTCGCCGTCGAGCCTGGCCATCGCGGCCCTGGCCAAGGTCAAGCAATGGGAGAGCCCGGGCAACCAGGTGACCTTCGCCGAGGACGTTTCGCGGGTCGTGGAATACAACATCCTCGACACCTCCACCGAGGGCGATCTGCTCAACCGCTACGGCATCTGCTACTACGCCCGCACCATCCTCGGCGGCTTCTCGCTGCTGGGTAACCGCTCTATCACCGGCAAGTTCATCAGCTACGTCGGCCTCGAAGATGCGATCAGCCGCAAGCTGGTCAAGGCCGGCCAGAAAGCCATGGCCAAGAACCTGACCAAGTCGTTCATGGACCAGGAGGTCAAGCGCATCAACGACTGGCTGCAAACCCTGGTTGCCGACGAAACCATTCCTGGCGGCAGCGTGTACCTGCACCCGGAATTGAACAGCGTCGAGAAGTACAAGAACGGCACCTGGTACGTGGTCATCGACTACGGCCGCTACGCGCCGAACGAACACATGGTTTATCAACTCAATGCCCGCGATGAAATCATCGAGCAGTTCCTGGAGGACGTTCTCTAA
- a CDS encoding phage major tail tube protein, with translation MFTNRVRQAIAATLQGLPLSATVEEFTPPKIEFEMENMVGGRFIGEEMAKSGKALTATLKLQGVGAEVMLALGVKLGDDILLNVREAGQDQDGNTWFTYHTVGGKLKSLAETALKMNDKPTTTLELSCRTYNRLENGIPVIDIDVRTQKFVLNGVDILGDARRAVLIP, from the coding sequence ATGTTTACCAACCGCGTAAGACAGGCCATCGCGGCCACCCTGCAAGGCCTGCCGTTGTCGGCGACGGTGGAAGAGTTCACCCCGCCGAAGATCGAGTTCGAGATGGAGAACATGGTCGGCGGGCGCTTCATCGGCGAGGAAATGGCCAAGAGCGGCAAAGCCCTCACCGCCACGCTCAAGCTGCAAGGCGTGGGCGCAGAAGTCATGCTCGCCCTGGGTGTGAAACTGGGCGACGACATTTTGCTGAACGTTCGTGAGGCCGGTCAGGATCAGGATGGCAACACCTGGTTCACCTACCACACCGTCGGCGGCAAGTTGAAGTCCCTGGCCGAGACGGCGCTCAAAATGAATGACAAACCGACCACCACGCTTGAACTGTCCTGCCGCACCTACAACCGCCTGGAAAACGGCATCCCGGTGATCGACATCGACGTGCGCACCCAGAAGTTCGTGCTCAACGGCGTCGACATTCTCGGCGACGCCCGCCGCGCGGTGTTGATCCCTTGA